A stretch of Plesiomonas shigelloides DNA encodes these proteins:
- a CDS encoding DUF4434 domain-containing protein, with the protein MNAVIYQPQNRDRQVSTAQWQTLMQQLKTMGMDTLVLQWTRYGDAFASEEDQQWLQRQARLAHAAGLQIVVGLFADPDFFARQQQPDAALGNYLNRLRSEDRAQAQRWLEAADSVPVSGWYISAEVDDVNWRAPERQALAKNWLQRERLELQMLSRQPVYISSFFAGNMSPQGYSALISELSGSGVQFWIQDGRGVGKLSGAERALYLQSSAGCTLDNRAASASTTTPAAGVVYEIFRALPGQQFHAEPAYPSDAAVLRSIPPCAGKDSVLFSLRYLPAAKGVLSYQ; encoded by the coding sequence ATGAATGCCGTTATCTACCAACCACAAAACCGCGATCGCCAAGTCTCCACGGCTCAATGGCAAACGTTGATGCAACAGCTCAAAACCATGGGGATGGATACGCTCGTTTTGCAATGGACGCGCTATGGCGATGCCTTTGCCAGCGAAGAAGATCAGCAATGGCTACAACGCCAAGCGCGGCTAGCCCACGCAGCGGGATTGCAGATAGTGGTTGGCTTGTTCGCCGATCCCGATTTTTTTGCCCGCCAACAGCAGCCGGATGCAGCACTGGGTAACTACCTCAACCGGCTGCGTAGCGAAGATCGGGCCCAAGCCCAGCGCTGGCTGGAGGCTGCCGATAGCGTGCCGGTCAGTGGCTGGTATATCAGCGCGGAGGTTGATGATGTGAATTGGCGCGCCCCCGAGCGTCAAGCATTGGCCAAGAATTGGCTACAGCGGGAACGACTGGAGCTCCAGATGCTGTCACGCCAACCGGTATATATCAGCAGCTTTTTTGCCGGTAACATGTCGCCGCAAGGCTATAGCGCCTTGATCAGTGAGTTATCAGGCAGCGGCGTACAATTTTGGATCCAAGATGGGCGCGGCGTCGGCAAACTCTCTGGTGCTGAGCGAGCCTTGTATCTACAAAGCAGTGCTGGCTGCACCTTGGATAACCGCGCAGCGTCGGCCTCGACCACAACCCCAGCCGCTGGCGTGGTGTATGAAATTTTCCGCGCACTACCCGGCCAGCAATTTCATGCTGAACCAGCTTATCCTTCGGATGCCGCGGTATTACGCAGTATCCCGCCTTGCGCAGGAAAAGATAGCGTGTTGTTCTCACTGCGTTACTTACCGGCCGCCAAAGGTGTGCTAAGTTATCAGTAA
- a CDS encoding NfrA family protein, producing MSLPYARSTFAVMLYCALSGTLLAAKTPDAKGSELSAPNWGMSDYHYFISYPHLQKAMQAMKNNDAHTAITQFEHVHREVPDNIAVTLYLAEAYRHFGRNEQAVQLLQHQLKRAPGNRALRQALDAIPIPLDKQITRTELLAQQARCDQEPTLRCRAAVGQAALHLSALDIAAAQLQDPNFANSAVGHTLRTDLQQRAIYLKQWQYVEPEFNALRQQGKLSAAQAEQWFQILLLTRDYNRLQQLQAQGVMDSPAQRLAYASELAQQGQHARLRHYLAQTPAPAFTNAQQEQGWLYLLSRYSANPQQAVLNFPARFSANQQWIAQRRLEGLMQAKDYSAAQTFLANYPANQWLETRFSLSLQQPGNTHSLALAQQLYRQQPSNSQLLDTLSYRLLQAGKSAAAIELLLQHYPFQGPYHGPYNRTVRSQLATRLFELLERYPQYVTPAVLTRLSRPQPDVNLRLQQASWLASRHDCAAVTTLLGNLSPAYPAASWDLLGNCYQKQLPGLALYAYQQSEQRQPSHYNQLAIAYQAAAVQNYPQAEHYWQQLPTNTLSDEDLLAAASTAQAAGNATALGHWLSLMQQRSMGGYAGYWWLTAQHTPKSDPQSALSALDKAIHLKPLARFYAARAVIWQQLKQPQSALADLRQAHRMEPDNADYQAALGYALLDEGDYATARTLMRQALHTMPDDPGLIRQLAYVNQRLGDDPQTLRYAAQAIADISNAAAPYPLSAAQQQEQFALRRLYTDTTQRWTFSADSLLGLQSSALTSANSGSAQPGRSYRSYGQLEANYRIGRNQLRSGDTLFAYSRIFAGSGENGNLLPVNDPMLGAGIRWKPFFSHTFYLAAEQQIPLTAQSGKADVMLRASASLLNGGKFSDDWHPNGKGWFAQNLYLDAAYYVRQNQQSYTADYRASWHRKIAAGQTVEPYAHIQYNSFHDELIHSTGLTGVGVRWNIWSGQTRDKAWPNKVSVGLEYQHTFSSHNPFNDDNNSVFMTLGGRW from the coding sequence ATGTCTCTTCCCTATGCACGCTCCACATTCGCGGTCATGCTGTACTGCGCCCTGAGTGGCACATTACTGGCTGCAAAAACACCGGATGCCAAGGGCAGTGAACTGTCCGCGCCGAATTGGGGCATGAGTGATTACCACTACTTCATCTCCTATCCACACCTGCAAAAAGCCATGCAGGCGATGAAGAACAATGATGCACATACGGCAATTACCCAGTTTGAGCATGTGCACCGTGAAGTGCCGGATAATATAGCGGTAACACTGTACTTGGCCGAAGCCTATCGCCATTTCGGGCGCAATGAACAAGCCGTACAGTTACTGCAACATCAATTAAAGCGCGCGCCGGGCAACCGCGCATTACGCCAAGCGCTCGATGCCATCCCGATCCCCCTTGATAAGCAGATCACCCGCACCGAACTGCTGGCGCAGCAAGCAAGGTGTGACCAAGAGCCCACTCTACGTTGCCGCGCTGCCGTAGGACAAGCTGCATTACACCTGAGTGCCCTCGATATTGCTGCAGCTCAACTGCAAGACCCGAATTTTGCCAACAGCGCCGTAGGGCACACGCTACGCACCGACTTACAGCAACGCGCTATTTATCTCAAGCAGTGGCAATATGTAGAGCCTGAGTTCAATGCATTGCGCCAGCAAGGCAAACTTAGCGCGGCGCAAGCAGAGCAATGGTTTCAGATCCTACTACTGACCCGTGACTATAACCGCCTACAGCAGTTGCAAGCGCAAGGCGTGATGGATAGCCCAGCACAACGCTTAGCCTATGCCAGCGAATTAGCCCAACAAGGTCAACACGCTCGCTTACGCCACTATTTAGCACAAACGCCTGCACCCGCCTTTACGAATGCTCAACAAGAGCAAGGCTGGCTGTATCTGCTGTCACGCTACAGTGCCAATCCGCAGCAAGCAGTACTGAACTTCCCGGCCCGTTTTAGCGCTAACCAACAATGGATTGCCCAGCGCCGCTTAGAAGGGCTAATGCAAGCCAAAGACTATTCGGCCGCACAAACCTTCTTAGCCAACTATCCGGCCAACCAATGGTTAGAGACTCGGTTTAGCCTCAGTTTGCAGCAACCGGGAAATACCCATAGCCTGGCGTTAGCCCAGCAGCTGTATCGGCAGCAGCCGAGCAACAGCCAGCTGCTCGATACGCTGTCCTACCGTTTACTGCAAGCGGGCAAATCAGCGGCGGCCATTGAGTTACTGCTCCAGCACTATCCATTCCAAGGTCCATATCACGGCCCATATAACAGAACCGTGCGTTCACAGCTGGCCACCCGTCTGTTTGAGTTGTTGGAGCGTTATCCGCAGTACGTCACACCGGCCGTTTTGACGCGATTATCCCGACCACAGCCGGATGTGAATTTGCGTTTGCAGCAAGCGAGCTGGCTGGCATCACGCCATGACTGCGCCGCAGTCACTACGCTGTTGGGAAATCTGTCGCCGGCATACCCTGCAGCCAGTTGGGATTTGCTGGGTAACTGCTACCAAAAACAGCTGCCAGGACTCGCGCTGTATGCGTATCAGCAAAGCGAGCAACGTCAACCATCCCATTACAATCAGTTGGCAATCGCCTACCAAGCCGCCGCAGTACAAAACTATCCGCAGGCCGAACACTACTGGCAGCAGTTACCGACCAACACACTTAGCGATGAAGATTTACTGGCTGCCGCCAGCACCGCGCAAGCCGCTGGCAATGCTACGGCGCTCGGCCACTGGCTATCGCTGATGCAGCAACGCAGTATGGGCGGTTATGCCGGCTACTGGTGGTTAACTGCGCAGCATACGCCAAAATCCGACCCACAGAGCGCGCTTAGCGCCCTGGATAAGGCAATACACCTAAAACCGCTCGCACGCTTTTACGCGGCGCGCGCCGTGATCTGGCAACAGCTCAAACAACCTCAATCGGCGCTAGCCGATTTGCGCCAAGCGCACCGTATGGAGCCGGATAATGCCGATTACCAAGCCGCGCTCGGCTATGCGTTATTGGATGAGGGCGATTATGCAACCGCTCGAACGTTGATGCGGCAAGCCTTGCACACCATGCCAGACGATCCGGGCTTAATTCGCCAACTCGCTTACGTAAACCAGCGTTTAGGTGATGACCCACAAACCTTGCGCTATGCCGCGCAGGCGATTGCCGATATCAGCAACGCAGCCGCGCCGTATCCGCTAAGCGCAGCACAGCAACAAGAGCAATTTGCCCTACGCCGCCTGTACACTGACACCACCCAACGTTGGACATTCAGTGCCGACAGTTTGTTAGGCCTGCAATCCAGCGCCCTGACGAGCGCGAATAGCGGCAGCGCCCAGCCCGGTCGAAGTTATCGCAGTTATGGTCAACTGGAAGCCAACTACCGCATTGGCCGCAATCAACTGCGCAGTGGCGATACGCTGTTTGCTTACTCGCGTATATTTGCTGGCAGCGGCGAAAACGGTAATCTGCTACCGGTGAACGATCCCATGCTCGGCGCGGGGATCCGCTGGAAGCCGTTTTTCAGTCACACCTTCTATCTGGCGGCAGAGCAACAGATCCCCCTCACCGCGCAATCAGGTAAGGCCGATGTCATGCTGCGCGCCAGTGCCTCGTTACTCAACGGCGGTAAATTTAGTGATGATTGGCATCCCAACGGGAAAGGCTGGTTTGCGCAAAACCTGTATCTGGACGCGGCCTACTATGTCCGCCAAAATCAGCAATCGTATACCGCCGATTATCGCGCCAGTTGGCATCGAAAAATTGCCGCAGGGCAAACCGTTGAGCCGTATGCGCATATCCAATACAACAGCTTCCACGATGAGCTGATCCACAGTACCGGTTTAACCGGTGTGGGTGTACGCTGGAATATCTGGAGCGGCCAGACCCGCGACAAAGCTTGGCCGAATAAGGTCAGTGTTGGCCTGGAGTATCAACATACGTTCAGTAGCCATAATCCATTCAACGATGATAATAACAGCGTATTTATGACCCTAGGAGGCCGCTGGTGA
- a CDS encoding cystatin domain-containing protein, with product MKKMLMVAALCAGLSGVSLSSYAAPAPAQKPLMGGWSAAEVTPQAKQAAEFAFKASNVSSKLDKVIAVQQQVVSGMNYKVIYQLADGSRWQAQVYRALDGHEELHALNRIPANQ from the coding sequence ATGAAGAAAATGCTGATGGTTGCGGCACTGTGCGCCGGTTTGAGCGGCGTAAGCCTTAGTAGCTATGCTGCGCCTGCACCTGCGCAAAAGCCTCTGATGGGCGGTTGGAGTGCAGCCGAGGTAACTCCACAAGCCAAGCAAGCCGCTGAATTTGCATTTAAAGCGTCCAATGTATCTTCTAAGTTGGACAAAGTGATTGCGGTGCAGCAGCAGGTAGTATCAGGAATGAACTACAAAGTGATCTACCAGCTGGCTGACGGTTCCCGTTGGCAGGCGCAGGTTTACCGTGCGCTGGATGGACATGAAGAGCTGCATGCATTGAACCGTATTCCGGCTAATCAGTAA
- a CDS encoding cold-shock protein: MSTKSTGSVKWFNEDKGFGFIAQDNGGADVFVHFRAIISEGFKTLKEGQKVSFDVEQGAKGPQASNVTAL; encoded by the coding sequence ATGTCTACTAAAAGCACTGGTTCAGTAAAATGGTTTAACGAAGATAAAGGCTTTGGCTTTATTGCTCAAGACAACGGCGGCGCAGATGTATTTGTACATTTCCGTGCCATTATCTCTGAAGGTTTCAAAACATTGAAAGAAGGCCAAAAGGTTTCTTTTGATGTTGAGCAAGGTGCCAAAGGCCCACAAGCGTCTAACGTTACCGCGCTGTAA
- the nrfB gene encoding cyclic di-3',5'-guanylate-activated glycosyltransferase NrfB, protein MIDAFITYLYGLKLIAITLAVLMLISGLDDLFIDITYWTRRIKRALTVYQRHPRMHHDALYKPDEKPLAIMVPAWNETGVIGNMAELAATTLDYENYHIFVGTYPNDPDTQRDVDAVCARFVNVHKVVCARPGPTSKADCLNNILDAITQFERSANFTFAGFILHDAEDVISPLELRLFNYLVDRKDLIQIPVYPFEREWTHFTSMSYIDEFAELHGKDVPVREAIAGQVPSAGVGTCFSRRAVMALLKDGDGIAFDVQSLTEDYDIGFRLKTKGMEEIFVRFPVIPTEPSGKRPWLQSQRSANTICVREYFPDTFTTAMRQKSRWIIGIVFQGFKTHRWSDNLTINYFLWRDRKGAISNFLSFAAMILMLQLIVLYLYQHFWPDAWQFLSIFSGGPWLKTLLWLNFALMLNRIAQRIIFVTAYYGIKQGLLSVLRLFWGNLINFMANWRAITQVIQHGDPRRVAWDKTTHDFPSVTGTNRALRPLGQILVSQGALTDAQLEQALTNRIEGLRLGGMLVHQGIITCRQLAAALAEQSGVAMESIDAWSLDPALIAQMPASVALHYAVLPVRLEHDTLVVASEYNIDPVSLAALGRKMQLPIRYVIVPRGQVVVGLRHWYARHPGSDERALLTHAEQQGWLSRDQSAQLWQRFVSQQILFAEILTSLGHINAAAMKALLLRHERCEQPLGAFLVNEGVISPQTLTRALELQDELQVSMTQLLQQSGLSHQQLQQLQQEVA, encoded by the coding sequence ATGATTGATGCATTCATCACCTATTTGTATGGTCTAAAACTGATCGCCATAACTCTCGCCGTGCTGATGTTAATCAGTGGCCTCGACGATCTGTTTATCGATATCACGTACTGGACGCGGCGTATCAAGCGTGCATTGACGGTGTATCAACGTCACCCACGCATGCACCACGATGCATTATATAAACCGGATGAAAAACCGCTGGCCATCATGGTACCGGCGTGGAATGAAACTGGGGTGATCGGCAATATGGCTGAATTGGCCGCCACCACGCTCGACTATGAGAACTACCATATTTTTGTCGGCACCTACCCCAACGACCCAGACACCCAACGTGATGTGGACGCCGTGTGCGCCCGCTTTGTAAATGTGCACAAAGTGGTGTGTGCCCGACCCGGCCCCACCAGCAAAGCCGATTGCCTGAACAACATTCTCGATGCGATCACCCAGTTTGAGCGCAGCGCCAATTTCACCTTTGCCGGCTTCATTTTGCATGATGCCGAAGATGTGATCTCCCCGCTCGAGCTGCGCCTGTTCAACTACTTGGTTGACCGCAAGGATCTGATCCAGATCCCCGTCTATCCGTTCGAACGGGAGTGGACGCACTTTACCAGCATGAGTTACATCGATGAGTTTGCCGAATTGCACGGTAAAGATGTTCCGGTGCGCGAAGCGATTGCCGGTCAAGTACCGAGCGCGGGCGTGGGTACCTGTTTTAGCCGCCGAGCAGTGATGGCACTGCTTAAAGACGGTGATGGGATCGCCTTTGATGTGCAGAGTCTCACTGAAGACTATGACATCGGCTTTCGTTTAAAAACCAAAGGGATGGAAGAGATTTTTGTCCGTTTCCCAGTAATTCCAACAGAGCCTTCCGGAAAACGCCCGTGGCTACAAAGCCAGCGCTCGGCCAATACCATTTGTGTACGGGAATATTTCCCCGATACCTTCACTACCGCCATGCGGCAAAAATCGCGCTGGATTATCGGGATTGTCTTTCAAGGCTTCAAAACGCACCGTTGGAGCGACAACCTGACCATTAACTACTTTCTCTGGCGTGATCGCAAAGGCGCCATCAGTAATTTTCTCAGCTTTGCTGCCATGATCTTGATGCTGCAGTTGATTGTGCTGTATCTGTATCAACATTTTTGGCCGGATGCGTGGCAATTTTTATCCATTTTCAGCGGTGGCCCTTGGCTGAAAACCTTACTTTGGCTCAACTTTGCCTTGATGCTCAATCGGATAGCGCAGCGGATTATTTTCGTGACCGCGTATTACGGCATTAAGCAGGGGCTGTTATCGGTATTGCGCCTGTTTTGGGGCAACCTGATCAACTTTATGGCCAACTGGCGTGCCATTACTCAGGTCATTCAGCACGGTGATCCGCGGCGCGTGGCGTGGGATAAAACCACCCACGATTTTCCAAGTGTCACCGGAACCAATCGCGCGTTACGGCCACTCGGCCAAATCTTAGTAAGCCAAGGCGCACTAACCGATGCCCAATTGGAACAAGCGTTGACCAACCGGATTGAAGGGTTACGTCTGGGCGGAATGCTGGTGCACCAAGGCATCATCACGTGTCGCCAACTGGCGGCCGCATTGGCCGAGCAAAGTGGTGTTGCGATGGAATCCATCGATGCATGGTCTTTGGATCCCGCGTTAATTGCGCAAATGCCGGCCTCTGTGGCGTTGCATTATGCCGTACTGCCGGTGCGTTTAGAGCACGATACGCTGGTGGTAGCCAGCGAATACAATATTGACCCCGTCTCGCTGGCCGCGTTGGGGCGCAAGATGCAGCTCCCGATCCGCTATGTCATCGTGCCACGCGGACAAGTGGTGGTGGGTTTACGCCACTGGTATGCCCGCCATCCAGGCAGCGATGAGCGCGCGTTACTCACGCACGCAGAACAACAAGGCTGGCTTAGTCGTGACCAAAGCGCACAACTTTGGCAGCGCTTTGTTTCGCAGCAAATTCTGTTTGCCGAAATTCTGACCTCACTTGGCCATATCAATGCAGCCGCGATGAAGGCTTTGCTCCTGCGTCACGAGCGCTGTGAGCAACCGCTGGGCGCATTTTTAGTCAATGAAGGCGTCATTAGCCCACAAACACTAACGCGAGCACTGGAATTACAGGACGAATTACAGGTATCTATGACGCAGCTGTTGCAACAATCCGGTCTCAGCCATCAACAGTTACAGCAATTGCAACAGGAGGTGGCCTGA